CCACGCTGAGCGTGGTCAACGTAACTGCGCAGAAGCGCACCGAAAACCTGCAGAAGGTGCCGATCAGCATCGGCGTGCTGGAGAACGACCAGCTCGAGGCGCTGCACGTGCAGAACTTCAACGACTACGTGAAGTACCTGCCCAGCGTCACCTTCCAGCAGGGCGGCGGCGGCATCGCCACCGGCCCGGGCTTCGCCACCATCTATATGCGCGGCGTGGCCAGCGGCGGCAACACCAACCACTCCGGCTCGCAGCCGAGCGTGGGCGTGTACCTGGACGACCAGCCGGTCACCACGATCCAGGGCCCGCTCGACATCCACATGTACGACATCGCGCGCATCGAGGTGCTGGCCGGGCCGCAGGGCTCGCTGTACGGCGCCAGCGCCGAGGCAGGCGCGCTGCGCATCATCACCAACAAGCCTGACCCGCGCGGCTTCGCGGCGAACTACACCGTCGGCATCAACAAGGTGGCACACGGCGGCATCGGCTACTCCGCCGAGGGCATGCTCAACATCCCGCTCAGCCCCAGCGCGGCGGTGCGCCTGGTCGGCTGGCGCGAGCACGACGCCGGCTACATCGACAACAAGCCCGGTTCGCGCACCTTCCCGGTGTCCGGCATCACCGTCAGCAACGCCGACAACTGCAAGCCCGGCCCGATGCAGGAGTGCTTCGGGCATGCCCGCAAGCACTACAACGACGCCAACACCAACGGTGCCCGCGCCGCGCTGAAAGTCGACCTCGACGACAACTGGTCGATCAGCCCGACCCTGATGGGGCAGCAGACGATCTCGCACGGCACCTTCGCCAGCGATCCGGCGATCGGCGATCTGGCGGTCACCCACTTCTACCCCGAGCGGGTCAACGACCGCTGGTGGCAGGGTGCGCTGACCGTGCAGGGCAAGATCGGCAACTTCGACCTGACCTACGCCTACGCGCATCTCAAGCGCAACCAGGAGGAGCAGACCGACTACAACGACTACTCGTTCTGGTACGACACCCTGCTTTCCTACGGCGCCTATCTCCACGACAACAGCGGCGCACTGATCAACCCGTCCGAGTACATCAGCGACCGCGACAGCTACACCATCAGCAGCCACGAGCTGCGCATCGTCTCGCCCAGCGAGGACCGCCTGCGCCTCACCGCCGGCGCGTTCTGGCAGAAGCAGAAGCACGACATCATGCAGGACTACCAGATCAACAACCTGGCCACCTCGCTGTCGGTGGCGGGCTGGCCGAACACGATCTGGCTGACCCGGCAGATGCGCTACGACTACGACAAGGCCGTGTTCGGCGAACTGTCCTACGACATCATTCCTGAAACACTCACCGCCACCGTCGGCGGGCGCTACTTCCGCAGCGCCAACCAGCTGTACGGTTTCTACGGCTTCAGCAAGGGCTTCGCACCGGGCTCCAGCTACGGCGAGGCCGGCTGCATCTCGCCGCAGCCGTTCCTCGGCGCGCCGTGTCTGGACTTCAACAAGCGCGTGCGGCAGAGCGGTTCGCTGGGCAAGTTCAACCTGACCTGGAACATCTCGCCCACCAAGATGGTCTACGCCACCCGCTCCGAGGGCTACCGCCCCGGCGGCGTCAACCGCGCCGGCCA
This genomic stretch from Rhodanobacter thiooxydans harbors:
- a CDS encoding TonB-dependent receptor — encoded protein: MHTTRFKKTARTPRSGLVRLPLAAAICLAMAAPAFAQDTGQAEASNAPAAKPKTTTLSVVNVTAQKRTENLQKVPISIGVLENDQLEALHVQNFNDYVKYLPSVTFQQGGGGIATGPGFATIYMRGVASGGNTNHSGSQPSVGVYLDDQPVTTIQGPLDIHMYDIARIEVLAGPQGSLYGASAEAGALRIITNKPDPRGFAANYTVGINKVAHGGIGYSAEGMLNIPLSPSAAVRLVGWREHDAGYIDNKPGSRTFPVSGITVSNADNCKPGPMQECFGHARKHYNDANTNGARAALKVDLDDNWSISPTLMGQQTISHGTFASDPAIGDLAVTHFYPERVNDRWWQGALTVQGKIGNFDLTYAYAHLKRNQEEQTDYNDYSFWYDTLLSYGAYLHDNSGALINPSEYISDRDSYTISSHELRIVSPSEDRLRLTAGAFWQKQKHDIMQDYQINNLATSLSVAGWPNTIWLTRQMRYDYDKAVFGELSYDIIPETLTATVGGRYFRSANQLYGFYGFSKGFAPGSSYGEAGCISPQPFLGAPCLDFNKRVRQSGSLGKFNLTWNISPTKMVYATRSEGYRPGGVNRAGQLPPYQADFLTNLELGWKTSWFDNRLSFNGAVFRERWNDFQFNILGANGLTQIKNANSARIDGLESQLVWQATYNLNISTGIALYDAKLTANYCGFTDAGGRAVTYCPPGSINQSTGAVVNGPLAPKGTRLPITPRFKGNLVARYTFSLGGNDAFVQGALVHVGKRTTDLRLLERSLLGNLPAYNSVDLSAGMQKGNWSLDVYVDNVFDKRAALYKFTECGVTVCGAHNVVAQYPNGQVYTGFSVPRTFGIRFKQEF